The following DNA comes from Candidatus Polarisedimenticolia bacterium.
CCCCGGCTTGGCGGAGCGCGCCTCGATCGCCGTCCTTCCCTTCGACAATCTGAGCGGCGACCCGACCCAGGAGTATTTCGCCGACGGCATCGTCGAGGAGATCATCACCGGCCTGTCGCGCATCAAGTGGCTATTGGTCATCTCCCGCAATTCAACCTATCTCTATACGGGGACGGTGGTGGACGTGCCGACCGTCGGCCGGCAGCTGGGGGTGCGCTACGTGCTGCGCGGCAGCGTGCGGCGCTCCGGCGACAAAGTGCGCCTGACCGGCCACCTTGCCGCGGCCGACACCGCCGCGCAGGTCTGGGCGGACCGGTATGAAGGGACGCTCGGCGATATCTTCGCGCTGCAGGACCAGATGACGATGAGCATCATCGCGGCGGTCGAGCCGACCCTGCGCAAGGCGGAGATCGAGCGGGCCCGCCGCAAGCGCCCCGAGAGCCTGGACGCCTACGATCTGTTCCTGCGCGCGCTGCCTTTCGCGTCCACCGCCATGCCGGAAGACGCCGACCGGGCGCTGCCTCTCCTTGAGGAGGCCATCCGCCTCGAGCCGGACTATGCCGCGGCACATGGCTTCATCGGCTGGTGCCACGAGCAGCGCTATCTGCGTGGCGGGTTGGAAGCGGACGTACGCCAGGCAGGGATCTGCCATGCTCACGCGGCGATCGAGGCGGGGAGCGACGACGCGATGGCGCTGGCGATGGGGGGCTTCGTCGTCGGAATCCTGGAGCGCGACTACGACCTGGCCCTGGACGCCCTCGATCGCTCCCTGGCGCTCAGCCCTTCCTCGGCACTGGCCTTCGGCTTCAGCTCGATCGTCCGCGCCTGGAAAGGCCTGGACCGCGAAGCGGCCGAGCATGCCCGGATAGGTATCCGTCTCGGCCCGTACGATCCGCTGATCTATCTGCCCTACATCGGCCTGGCGTATGCAGCCTTTTTCCTTGGAGATTTTGAGGAAGCCGCGAGCGCCGCGAGCCGTGCGGCGGCGGCGAATCCACGCTTCAGCGTGCCGCGCTACGTGCAGGCGGCGGCGCTGGCCCGCCTCGGAAGGATGGAGGATGCGCGCGCGGCGGCCAAGGTAGCGCTGGAGCTGCAGCCGGGCCTGACCCTCAGCGGCCTGATGTCGGGGAACATCACGACGCCCGAGCGGATGGCCCGGCTGGGCGACGCACTGCGCGAAGCCGGGGTGCCGGAATAGGGCGGCGCACCTCGGGACCATTGCCTTCGTGGCGACGGTCGTAGCCCTTGCCTCCAAGGCGATCTACGAATTGCGGATGACGATTCTTACGCGCGGTGGTCGCTGGGGTGTGCCGCCGGCCGTCGCGAAGCGAACAGCCCGCCCGCGAGATTGAAGAGGAGTGGGCGGAGCAGGTAGAGCATCGCCACCAGGAAGAGTGCTTCCATTCCCTCTCCGGCTGCGTACATCCCGCTGGAGGCGTTTTGACGATCGATGATCGTGGCGACCGGCGTTCCGGTGGTGGAGGATTCGATCTGGATCAAGATGTTCCGCTCGAGCACCACTGCCTCGTACGAGAGGACCCAGACCAGGACGAACACCGCCAGCTCGAAGAGGATGCGCCACCCGATGGCGAGATTGCTGAGGAATCGCTGATATAGGTCGCGCGGCTCCGGCGATCGATCCTTCAACGAAGCAATGACGACGAGTCCGAAGGGACCCGCAGCGGCAAGCAGAATCCATCCGAGGGATCGCTTTCTGGCCCTCAGCACAAAGCAGCAGCAGGCAATCCACAGGACCAAGGACAGTCCGGCCGTCCCCATCAACACGCCCTTCTGGGTCCAATCGAGCAGCAGGTAGTTGCGCGTGTAGTTCGTGGTGCCGTTGGCCATCTCCGGATCGACGAGATGGGCCGCCGCGGCCCCCACGATCGTCGCCACCGGAATCAGCAGGCAGCTGATTATGGCGGCCAGGTAGGATCGCCTCGCATCCAGGAATCCGCCGGCCACCTTCTCCACCTCCGCCGAAAGCTCGGGCCTTGCGACGCCGAGCCGCGGCGAAGAATATAGGGTCGGAGTGCAAGTGCTGCAAGGAAAAGAGTAAGGAGATTCGGGGCAGCAGGAGAAGAATCTTACGAGCTTACCCGGAGCTGCGACGTTATCCCGTGCGTTTGCGCGAAGAGCGAGTGCGCTTGGTTCCAAGACCGGCACCACTTGCCCTGTACGCCGCGGTTTCCTCGCGAATGATGCGACGAATCGTCTGGGCGTCTATCCCTTGGGGGCTTTCTGCGAGAGCAGTCCGCAATGCCTCGTTGATCATCGTCTGGTAGCCGCGCCCAGAGGCCTCGGCCCGCTTACGAAATGCATCCAAAATGTCGTCATCCAGAAAGATCGTGATGCGCGTCTTCCCCGACGACTTCACCACCGGGCCTCGTCTTGCACTGCTAAAGTCGTATTCCTTCTTCATACTGCCGGCGCTCCCTCCGAGTGGCATGACGGGCCGAGATGAGCCGCAGGTCTTCGTCCCTTTGGGAGTATACGACGACCACGGTTCGTCCTAAGTGATCGATTCCTATCGTTACGAACCGTCGTTCCGATGCCGATGTGACATCTTCCTGGGTGAGCGCCATCGGATCGAACAGGGCAGCCTCGGCATCTGAGAAGTGAATACCATGCTTCAGGTAATTGATCCTGGCCTTGCGAGGATCCCGAACACTCACATATATGCATATACGGACTTGATGTCAAGGTCAGGCTCGACCGAACCATGCTCGGCCCGTCATGCTGTGAGGTCAAGGATGTGCCGCCTGCCGGAAAGGGCCTGCAACTCTTGGCTGAGGTATGGAATGGGATCTAGTCGCTGTTCTGCGCAGCGCGCCGAAACAGCAGCGCGGAGGCGACAAACAGGGCGGTGAAGATGCCGTTGAGCATGATTTCCCGCAGCTCGAAGCGGGACATGGCGACCGCGATTGCCGTGGCCAGCACGTGGGTGATCGCCATGACGAACAGGGTTCGCGCCATTCCTTGCGCCTGGAAATGCGCGATGGCAGCGCCGATGATTCCAACGAGAGGCACTGCGAAGAACAGCAGGTTTTCGGGATTGCCCTCGTCCCCGATGATGCCGACGGCGAGATTCGCCCAGACCAGCAGGAGCGATGCGGCGAGTCCGATGCCGGCGGCCAGGCGGTACGCCATGCCACCTCTCCTCCGCAGCAGCTCGAACGAGGCACCCGTTCCAAACAGCAAGCCGAACGCGGTCAGAAAGTCCAATGGCCCCCACACGACGTCCTCGGTGAGCTGCATTGCCACCAGGGGCACCATCAGCAGGAGCCCGGTCCCGATCGCGATGCGGAGTATGTTTCGATTCTGAATGCCAAGCGTCGTCATGTTCTCTCCAATGATTCCTGATGATGTCTCGATGAATACCCAGACCGCCAGGCCGAACAGTCCCTTTCGTTCCTCCGCGCGCTCGCGGCACAAATCGTTGAACGTCTGCTCCATCCCCTTGCCGAAGCGCTCGCGGTACGGCTTCGGATAGAGGCGCAGCAGCCGCGCGTACCAGTGCCGGTACCTGCGTATTGAAAGCTCATACGCCATACGCGAGAGGCTTCGGCGATAGCCGCCTTGCGACGGCGACGACCTCACGGTACCGGTCCAGCTCCGCCGCGAGGGTTTTCTGTCCGAGACCGGTGAGGGTGTAATAAACCCGGCGCTCGTCGTCGAGCTCCGGGTCGACCTTCTTGTCGCTCTCGCGTATCAGACCCGCGTCCAGCATGCGGCCGAGCGAGCCGTAGAGGGTCCCCGGCCCCATTTTCACCTTGCCATGGGAATCGGCCCCGACCTGCTTCATGATGGCATAGCCGTGAAGCTCCTTCGCCGAGAGCGCCAGGAGGATATGGAAGACCGCGGGGGTGAGAGGGGCGTTCAGTACGTTCTTCACCATGCCGGAATACTATATCCGTAACGGATATATGTCAAAGATCCAGAGCCCTTCTTTCGGAGGGACCGCATCATTATTAAGTAGCATCGACCCGGTTGCGGCCGGTTGGTTACCCCGTGAGTCGCTTCAGGAAGGTGACCTCAGCGAACAGGCGGCGTGCCGTCCGAGCTAGGCGGCAGCTTCGAAAAGCTCTATCGGATTGCCGTCGGGATCTTCCAGAAGAATCTGCTTGCCTCCAGGGCCTTCGACAATCTCGTTGCGAAAGCGCATGCCGTTGCGCTTCATCTCCGCAACACGCGAGACGAGATCATCGACCTCGATGACGAGGCGGTTCCATCCGCCCGGTTCGGGACGGCGCCCGTCGGGCATCGGGCGGGCGGCCGAGCTCTGAGGTCCGGCGAGCCAAAGCGTCAGGTCGTCCTTCTTGACCATGGCAATGATTGGTCCCATTTGCTTGTCGAGCTTGAACCCGGCGTGTCCTGTGTAGAAGGCGATGGCACGATCGACATCGCGGACCATGTATCTGATGGTAGCCATTTTCTACCTCCGAAGAAGCTGCTTGGTTCGACCGAGAGCCTGATTTCGTCGCAGCACCATCTGGATTATCTGCCGCCAGCGCCTCACTCCCCAATTTTGAGCGCCTGTTGATTCATCGCCCCGGAGGGATTCCGGAGCCGATCCGTGACTGCAGCGGCAACCGGTAGGAGAATGATCGCATGAGCGGATTGACCGTGCCGTCCGCCGACGAAAGGAGGAAGTATGCGGAAGATTACTCCTTGTCTCTGGTTCGATGACAACGCCGAGGAGGCGGTGAAGTTCTACACGACGGTCTTTAAGAACTCGAAGATCCGGGGGACGACTCACTATGGTGATGCGGCCTCGAAAGGGGCCGGAAGGCCGAAAGGGTCGGCGATGACCGTCTTGTTCGAAATCGAAGGGCAGTCATTCCTGGCGCTGAATGGCGGTCCGGTGTTCCAGTTCTCACCGGCGATCTCGTTGATGGTGAATTGCGAGACGCAGCAGGAGATTGACGATCTGTGGAGCAAGCTCTCCGCCGAGCCGGCCGCCGAGCAGTGCGGCTGGCTGAAGGACAAATACGGCATCTCCTGGCAGATCGTCCCCGCGTTCCTGGAAAAGATGACGACCAGCCAGGAGCCGAGGAAGGTTGATGCGGTCATGGAGGCGCTGATGCCGATGAAGAAGCTCGACCTCAAGGTGCTGGAGGAGGCGTATCGGCGCGGTTGATTACAAAGAAGCCTCGCCGTCTCCGGTGTTCGGTTGTCTGGCAATCCTGCGCCTGCTTGGGAGCAGTCGCCGGAGGGGCGGCAGAACCGCACCGGTCGTCTTGCGGTATTCGTAGTAATCGGGGCCGAAGCGCGTCGCGAGCGCCAGCTCCTCGACGCGCAGCCAGAGAACGCAGGTTGCTGCGTAGATCAGCACCAGAGCCAGAGCGGCGCCCGACCTGCCGAGTACCGCTGCCGACAACATGAGGAGGCCCAGACCCGCGTTTTGCGGATGCCGGATGTAGCGATAGATGCCCGTGGTGATGAGCGAAGGCATGGAGAGCCCCCAGGCCGTTCCAACCGTGTGAAACTTCGACCTGCCGGCCAGGTGGAGAGTCATCCCGAGGATTGCGAACGCTCCACCCAGGACTCGACTCGCAAGCGTAGGGATCGGCAGGCTCCACGCACTCCACAAGGCGCCCAGCAGGACAGCCGACCACAGCGAGGCGTAGGCGAATACCGCCGCACCGAAAGTTGCTCGCGATATCGCGTGATTCGACAAGAGCTCGCGGCGCGCCCGTGCCGACGCCCACAGCGCCGACACCAGATAAAGTGCGGCCCCGGACGCGAACAGCAGCAACGAGCGCATGTCAGGCGCCGGGCTCTCGGGTATCGGTTGGATCCGACTTGCCGAGAAGCCGGGGGAGCCCCATGACGAACTCCCGGAGCTCGTCGCGCACCCGGCGGTAATGTTTGAGAGCGTCTTCCTCGCTGCGTGCCTTCAGCGAGAGTGAGGGCGGATCGTCGAAGCCGACATGGATGCGCCGGATATCGTCCGGAAGAGTCGGGCACATCGCCTTGGCATTGTCACAAACCGTGACGACCCAATCGATGTCCGATCCGGCCAGCTCCTCGATATGCTTGGAGCGCTGGCTCGAGATGTCGATCCCGAGCTCCGCCATGACACGCACGGCGCGCGGATCGAGCCGCGTCGGGAGCACGCCCGCGGACCGGGGGTCGACCTTCTCGGGCCAAAGCTTTCGCGCCCAGCCCTCCGCCATCTGGCTGCGGCACGCATTGCCGGTACACACGAAAACGATTCGCCATCGTTCCGGCATCTTGGTGACCTCCAGCGAATCGCCTGTCCTTCCCCAATCGCCATTCTCGCATCCGTAAGCTCGGAAACACCTCCGGAATTAACCGTAGGAGGTTGTGCCTGAGAGTACGCATGGCCGTGAGGCCTGGATTAGTGAGTTGAGTCCGGACAGACCAGGCGTGGGTTGGTTGCAAGATAGTCTTCGCGCTGAGAAGAGGCCTGCGCCTCCTCGGCGGCGGACAGCGGTTTGTACATCCGGCCGAACGACCAGCCATAGCCCCACCGATAAGGAGTGAAGAAATAGGGACCGCCACCCGTTCGAACACCCGCGAAGATTAGATCTGCCAGCTTGCCGCTGCCTGTCGCAGAGAGCACGCAGCGCTTGAGACCAAGATCGGCCTTGAGGCGCTCATCGGCCGTGCCGCCTCGCCAATAAGCGAGGTCATGAGCGAGACAACACCGGCACCAGTCTGCCTTGCCGAGCGGCGATCGGTCGGGGAACATACTGCAGGCGTCCGTGGAGAAGGGTTTCATCACGGGAACCGAAGCGCACGCCGAGAAGATCGCCGGCACGACGACCACCAGAGCGCAGACCGCTCTCCGCACCTATCGACTCAGCAGGACGGTCACGGTTTCTGAATCCAGACTGCTCGTCACCACATCGGGCTTGCCGTCGGCGTTCACGTCTCCGGCGGCGAGCTGCCATGCTCCTTTGCCGGTGGCGAACGGCGAGCCGGGCGCCGGGGTGAAGCCACCTCGACCGTCGCCAAGCATGACGCGCAATCCCTCGCCCGCGGCGGCCAGCACGTCGGATTTGCCGTCCCGGTTTACATCGGCGACCGCAAGGTGCCATGCCGCGTGGCCGAGGTCGAACGGCGAGCCGGCCGTCTCCGTGAAGCCGCCCTTGCCGTCTCCAACCAGGACGGTCAGCTCGCTGCGCTCAGCATGGGTCGCCACCAGATCGGGCTTGCGGTCGCCATTCAAATCGGCAATTGCCACGAACCATGGCGAGGCTGTTCGCAGCGGAACGGGGGCCGCGCGAAACCCGCCGTGCCCGTCGCCGATGAGGACCGTCAGCGCACGCGCCGATGATGATTCGCGGCGCTCCGTAGTGGTGGCGATCAGGTCGAGATCGCCGTC
Coding sequences within:
- a CDS encoding tetratricopeptide repeat protein; its protein translation is RRYQSALEVSSDLQNLEGMRGSRPTSGPGSGAAAPSLITRTGPGLAERASIAVLPFDNLSGDPTQEYFADGIVEEIITGLSRIKWLLVISRNSTYLYTGTVVDVPTVGRQLGVRYVLRGSVRRSGDKVRLTGHLAAADTAAQVWADRYEGTLGDIFALQDQMTMSIIAAVEPTLRKAEIERARRKRPESLDAYDLFLRALPFASTAMPEDADRALPLLEEAIRLEPDYAAAHGFIGWCHEQRYLRGGLEADVRQAGICHAHAAIEAGSDDAMALAMGGFVVGILERDYDLALDALDRSLALSPSSALAFGFSSIVRAWKGLDREAAEHARIGIRLGPYDPLIYLPYIGLAYAAFFLGDFEEAASAASRAAAANPRFSVPRYVQAAALARLGRMEDARAAAKVALELQPGLTLSGLMSGNITTPERMARLGDALREAGVPE
- a CDS encoding BrnA antitoxin family protein: MKKEYDFSSARRGPVVKSSGKTRITIFLDDDILDAFRKRAEASGRGYQTMINEALRTALAESPQGIDAQTIRRIIREETAAYRASGAGLGTKRTRSSRKRTG
- a CDS encoding BrnT family toxin, translating into MSVRDPRKARINYLKHGIHFSDAEAALFDPMALTQEDVTSASERRFVTIGIDHLGRTVVVVYSQRDEDLRLISARHATRRERRQYEEGIRL
- a CDS encoding PadR family transcriptional regulator, with protein sequence MVKNVLNAPLTPAVFHILLALSAKELHGYAIMKQVGADSHGKVKMGPGTLYGSLGRMLDAGLIRESDKKVDPELDDERRVYYTLTGLGQKTLAAELDRYREVVAVARRLSPKPLAYGV
- a CDS encoding VOC family protein — protein: MATIRYMVRDVDRAIAFYTGHAGFKLDKQMGPIIAMVKKDDLTLWLAGPQSSAARPMPDGRRPEPGGWNRLVIEVDDLVSRVAEMKRNGMRFRNEIVEGPGGKQILLEDPDGNPIELFEAAA
- a CDS encoding VOC family protein, which codes for MRKITPCLWFDDNAEEAVKFYTTVFKNSKIRGTTHYGDAASKGAGRPKGSAMTVLFEIEGQSFLALNGGPVFQFSPAISLMVNCETQQEIDDLWSKLSAEPAAEQCGWLKDKYGISWQIVPAFLEKMTTSQEPRKVDAVMEALMPMKKLDLKVLEEAYRRG
- a CDS encoding isoprenylcysteine carboxylmethyltransferase family protein, whose translation is MRSLLLFASGAALYLVSALWASARARRELLSNHAISRATFGAAVFAYASLWSAVLLGALWSAWSLPIPTLASRVLGGAFAILGMTLHLAGRSKFHTVGTAWGLSMPSLITTGIYRYIRHPQNAGLGLLMLSAAVLGRSGAALALVLIYAATCVLWLRVEELALATRFGPDYYEYRKTTGAVLPPLRRLLPSRRRIARQPNTGDGEASL
- a CDS encoding arsenate reductase ArsC; translated protein: MPERWRIVFVCTGNACRSQMAEGWARKLWPEKVDPRSAGVLPTRLDPRAVRVMAELGIDISSQRSKHIEELAGSDIDWVVTVCDNAKAMCPTLPDDIRRIHVGFDDPPSLSLKARSEEDALKHYRRVRDELREFVMGLPRLLGKSDPTDTREPGA